The Dehalogenimonas lykanthroporepellens BL-DC-9 genome includes a window with the following:
- a CDS encoding dihydropteroate synthase (TIGRFAM: dihydropteroate synthase~KEGG: amt:Amet_2161 dihydropteroate synthase~PFAM: dihydropteroate synthase DHPS): MKLTRHISELPPTTIGGVPFHWGCKTYIMGVLNVTPDSFSGDGLADDIDAAVVRARQLVDQGADIIDVGGESTRPGAPEVGEDEEIHRVVPVIGRLKAELNIPVSVDTYKHRVAEEAALAGADMINDVWGLKRDVGVARIAAEYNLPLIVTASQRDRRVKNIIPAVLRHLRWAIVKAEGFGVSPDNIIVDPGFGFGKSVEQNLEVVRQLFRLKVLGKPILLGASLKSTIGRVLGDVPPSQRLEGTLAAHVVGIVGGADIIRVHDVEAHARAARVTDAIMRGWVDD, translated from the coding sequence ATGAAATTGACCAGGCATATTTCAGAATTACCTCCCACCACCATCGGCGGAGTTCCTTTTCACTGGGGTTGTAAAACTTATATCATGGGTGTACTCAACGTCACGCCCGATTCTTTTTCCGGTGACGGCTTGGCCGACGATATCGACGCCGCCGTTGTCCGGGCCAGGCAATTAGTTGATCAGGGCGCGGATATCATCGATGTCGGCGGGGAATCCACTCGCCCGGGCGCTCCCGAAGTCGGGGAAGATGAGGAAATCCATCGGGTGGTGCCGGTCATCGGACGTCTGAAAGCGGAATTAAATATTCCCGTCAGTGTCGATACTTACAAGCACAGGGTAGCTGAAGAAGCGGCATTGGCCGGAGCCGACATGATCAACGATGTCTGGGGTTTGAAAAGAGATGTGGGTGTCGCCCGGATAGCGGCTGAATATAACCTTCCACTGATTGTGACTGCTTCTCAACGTGACAGGCGGGTAAAAAACATAATTCCTGCGGTCTTACGACACCTGCGGTGGGCTATCGTAAAAGCAGAAGGTTTCGGAGTATCTCCTGATAATATTATCGTTGATCCCGGATTCGGATTCGGTAAATCGGTAGAACAGAATCTGGAAGTTGTCCGTCAACTTTTCCGTCTGAAGGTACTGGGCAAGCCGATATTGTTGGGGGCGTCACTGAAATCTACAATTGGCAGAGTCCTGGGGGATGTTCCGCCGTCCCAACGTCTGGAGGGCACACTGGCGGCACATGTCGTTGGTATCGTCGGAGGCGCCGACATCATCCGGGTGCATGACGTCGAAGCCCATGCCAGAGCGGCTCGGGTGACGGATGCCATCATGAGAGGTTGGGTCGATGACTGA
- a CDS encoding protein of unknown function DUF951 (PFAM: protein of unknown function DUF951~KEGG: sti:Sthe_0412 protein of unknown function DUF951), with product MGSREIIEFRIGDILRLRKPHPCGGMEWVVYRLGADIGVMCTTCQRRLLVPRSQLEKKLKSFVARGGDLGEADSSERHGEI from the coding sequence ATGGGATCGCGAGAGATAATTGAGTTTCGTATCGGTGATATACTGCGCCTGCGTAAACCGCACCCATGCGGCGGGATGGAATGGGTGGTTTATCGTCTTGGGGCCGACATCGGTGTCATGTGTACTACCTGTCAACGAAGATTGCTGGTGCCCAGGTCACAACTGGAAAAAAAGCTGAAATCATTCGTCGCTCGGGGAGGGGATTTGGGAGAGGCCGATTCTTCAGAGCGGCATGGTGAGATATGA
- a CDS encoding 2-amino-4-hydroxy-6-hydroxymethyldihydropteridine pyrophosphokinase (TIGRFAM: 2-amino-4-hydroxy-6-hydroxymethyldihydropteridine pyrophosphokinase~KEGG: det:DET1604 2-amino-4-hydroxy-6-hydroxymethyldihydropteridine pyrophosphokinase~PFAM: 78-dihydro-6-hydroxymethylpterin-pyrophosphokinase HPPK), translating into MTDADELKLTSATTVYLSLGSNMGDRVFNLTRAIDLLGRPLKITRMSSVFETAPVGVPEQADFLNMVIEAQTHIAPPDLLRLIKGVEQVIGRGKAGSDEPRVIDIDILLYGDRRIDTPELVIPHPRMTKRAFVLVPLCELAPRLKEPKSRRTVEALLASLGAVQTVKLFSGTLTV; encoded by the coding sequence ATGACTGATGCGGATGAGCTGAAACTGACTTCAGCCACTACGGTTTATTTAAGTCTGGGCTCTAACATGGGCGACAGAGTCTTCAATCTGACCAGGGCTATAGACCTGCTCGGGCGGCCATTGAAGATTACTCGGATGTCCTCGGTTTTTGAAACTGCCCCGGTTGGGGTGCCGGAACAGGCTGATTTCCTCAATATGGTGATAGAGGCCCAGACCCATATCGCCCCCCCCGATCTGTTGCGGCTTATCAAGGGTGTGGAACAGGTTATTGGCCGGGGAAAAGCCGGGTCGGATGAACCCCGGGTTATCGACATCGATATCCTCCTCTATGGGGACAGACGGATCGATACCCCGGAACTGGTGATTCCTCACCCCCGTATGACCAAAAGGGCCTTCGTATTGGTCCCTTTGTGTGAATTGGCCCCTCGGTTGAAAGAACCAAAGAGCCGGAGAACAGTTGAAGCATTACTGGCTTCGCTGGGGGCGGTTCAGACAGTCAAATTATTCAGTGGAACACTAACTGTATGA
- a CDS encoding orotidine 5'-phosphate decarboxylase (TIGRFAM: orotidine 5'-phosphate decarboxylase~KEGG: dev:DhcVS_12 orotidine 5-prime-phosphate decarboxylase~PFAM: Orotidine 5'-phosphate decarboxylase) yields the protein MKFKQKLLSAARQNRSWLCIGLDPDPEKIPQGYDTLDFCRRIIDKTHDLVCAYKPNVAFFETLGGDAWPTLKGVIDYIPDGIPVILDAKRGDIGNTASAYARSVFDILGADAVTVNPYMGRDSVQPFLDYSDRGVFVLCRTSNPGSSDFQLLTCEGRPLYRIVAEKALGWSHSGNLGLVVGATQPGELGIIRQLYPDIPLLIPGIGSQGGDLAETVRNGADPRGEMAIINSSRQIIYASSGNDFAVAARQSAINIRDEIAKITGG from the coding sequence ATGAAGTTTAAGCAGAAACTACTGAGCGCCGCCAGACAAAACCGTTCATGGCTTTGCATCGGGCTGGACCCTGATCCTGAAAAAATACCTCAAGGCTATGATACTCTGGATTTCTGTCGTCGCATAATCGATAAAACTCACGACCTGGTCTGTGCCTATAAACCCAACGTCGCCTTCTTTGAGACGCTTGGGGGCGATGCCTGGCCGACACTCAAGGGGGTTATCGACTATATCCCAGACGGTATTCCGGTCATCCTGGATGCCAAAAGAGGTGACATCGGCAATACCGCATCCGCCTATGCCCGTTCGGTTTTCGACATTCTGGGTGCCGATGCCGTAACCGTCAATCCCTACATGGGTAGGGATTCAGTCCAGCCATTTCTGGATTATTCCGACCGCGGTGTTTTCGTATTGTGCCGAACCTCCAATCCCGGTTCCTCTGATTTTCAATTGCTGACATGTGAAGGTAGGCCTCTATACCGTATTGTTGCTGAAAAAGCGTTAGGTTGGAGCCACTCCGGGAATCTGGGGTTGGTGGTCGGTGCCACCCAACCTGGGGAGCTGGGCATAATACGTCAGCTTTATCCGGATATTCCGTTGCTTATTCCCGGGATCGGCTCGCAGGGTGGTGATCTTGCCGAAACGGTCAGAAACGGGGCCGATCCCCGGGGAGAAATGGCGATTATCAATAGTTCCAGGCAGATAATCTACGCTTCATCCGGGAACGATTTTGCCGTGGCCGCCCGTCAGTCCGCCATTAATATCCGTGATGAAATCGCCAAAATTACCGGTGGTTGA